In Chthonomonadales bacterium, the following are encoded in one genomic region:
- a CDS encoding NCS2 family permease yields MTGLLEKHFKLRENGTTARTEVLAGLTTFLTMAYIVVVNPHVLAGSGGAAGPPLQATVTATCIAAAVPTIAMGLWSNYPIALASGMGLNTALIAAVAAGQGVTWQTMMGVVFIEGLIITLLVLTGLREAVMNSIPMELKRSIGVGIGLFIALIGLHSAHWIGSTGPVGGEPLLVPPTGNFHSPATLVATAGILGTAALVATGARGALLLGIALTTLVAIPVGVAHAPQRIIELPDFGTFGRLDILGALRPALLGTIFAFLITDFFDTMGTVIAVGEQAGKLRPDGGLPRLKRVLAVDSMAAMWGGLCSASSVTSYIESAAGVGAGARTGLSSVVVGLLFLVAMFLAPLAQAVPAEATAAALVVVGFLMMRVVREIDFGDALQAIPAFLTILMIPLTMSISRGIGTGFIAHVVLHALAGRGRQVSPVLWALAALFALSFALEGGAA; encoded by the coding sequence ATGACAGGCCTGCTCGAGAAGCACTTCAAGCTGCGCGAGAACGGCACCACGGCGCGCACCGAGGTGCTGGCCGGCCTCACCACCTTCCTCACGATGGCCTATATCGTCGTCGTGAACCCGCACGTCCTGGCGGGCTCCGGCGGCGCGGCGGGCCCCCCGCTCCAGGCGACCGTCACGGCCACGTGCATCGCCGCCGCCGTGCCGACGATCGCGATGGGCCTCTGGTCGAACTACCCGATCGCGCTCGCCAGCGGCATGGGACTGAACACGGCGCTGATCGCCGCCGTCGCCGCCGGCCAGGGCGTCACGTGGCAGACGATGATGGGGGTCGTCTTCATCGAAGGGCTCATCATCACCCTGCTCGTGCTCACCGGCCTGCGCGAGGCCGTGATGAACAGCATACCGATGGAGCTCAAGCGCTCGATCGGCGTGGGCATCGGCCTGTTCATCGCGCTGATCGGCCTGCACAGCGCTCACTGGATCGGCTCGACCGGGCCGGTCGGCGGCGAGCCGCTCCTGGTGCCGCCGACCGGCAACTTCCACTCACCCGCCACGCTCGTCGCCACGGCGGGCATCCTCGGCACCGCCGCGCTCGTGGCCACCGGCGCGCGCGGCGCGCTGCTCCTCGGCATCGCCCTGACGACGCTCGTCGCCATACCCGTCGGGGTGGCTCACGCCCCGCAGCGCATCATCGAGCTGCCTGACTTCGGCACCTTCGGCCGGCTCGACATCCTGGGCGCCCTTCGACCGGCCCTCCTGGGCACGATCTTCGCCTTCCTCATCACCGACTTCTTCGACACGATGGGGACCGTGATCGCGGTCGGTGAGCAAGCCGGCAAGCTGCGACCGGACGGCGGCCTGCCGCGCCTGAAGCGCGTGCTGGCCGTCGACTCGATGGCGGCGATGTGGGGCGGCCTCTGCAGTGCCTCATCGGTCACCAGTTACATCGAGAGCGCGGCCGGAGTCGGCGCCGGGGCACGCACGGGGCTCTCCAGCGTTGTGGTCGGTCTCCTGTTTCTGGTCGCGATGTTCCTGGCCCCGCTCGCCCAGGCCGTGCCGGCAGAAGCGACCGCGGCCGCGCTGGTCGTCGTGGGCTTCCTGATGATGCGGGTCGTCCGCGAGATCGACTTCGGCGACGCGCTGCAGGCCATCCCGGCTTTCCTCACCATCCTGATGATTCCGCTCACCATGAGCATCTCGCGCGGCATCGGCACGGGGTTCATCGCCCACGTCGTGCTCCACGCCCTGGCGGGGCGCGGGCGCCAGGTGTCGCCAGTCCTGTGGGCGCTGGCGGCGCTGTTCGCGCTCAGCTTCGCGCTTGAAGGTGGAGCGGCTTGA
- a CDS encoding adenine phosphoribosyltransferase, whose amino-acid sequence MPELLAASLVRDVPDFPRPGVLFKDITPVLASPPAMREVIDRMAAYARDLSPDLVVGIESRGFVLGMPLAMALEVGFVPVRKVGKLPAACIREEYALEYGTNTVEMHVDAVAPGQRVLVVDDLLATGGTAAASVRLVERLGGTVCGLLFLIELAFLKGRGALPGRDPLALLRYP is encoded by the coding sequence ATGCCCGAGTTGCTCGCGGCGAGCCTGGTCCGCGACGTTCCCGACTTCCCCCGGCCCGGCGTCCTGTTCAAGGACATCACGCCGGTGCTGGCGAGCCCGCCGGCGATGCGCGAGGTGATCGACCGCATGGCGGCGTACGCGCGCGATCTGAGTCCGGACCTAGTCGTGGGTATCGAGTCGCGAGGGTTCGTGCTGGGCATGCCGCTGGCGATGGCGCTCGAAGTGGGGTTCGTCCCGGTGCGCAAGGTGGGCAAGCTGCCCGCCGCCTGCATCCGCGAGGAGTACGCGCTGGAGTACGGCACGAACACGGTGGAGATGCACGTGGACGCCGTTGCGCCGGGGCAGCGTGTGCTCGTGGTGGACGACCTGCTGGCGACCGGCGGTACGGCCGCGGCCTCGGTTCGGCTCGTGGAGCGGCTTGGCGGCACCGTGTGCGGCCTGCTCTTCCTGATCGAGCTCGCGTTCCTCAAGGGGCGCGGGGCTCTGCCCGGCCGCGATCCGCTCGCCCTGCTCCGGTACCCGTAG
- the mtnA gene encoding S-methyl-5-thioribose-1-phosphate isomerase: MPEPAKVLQTVAWKGGRVRLIDQTALPERLSYVEMSDWRDVAQAIRTMVVRGAPAIGCTAALGMALGARGIIAGTREGFLRRMEQMAETFRAARPTAVNLFWAVDRMMGIVERTDGNVVDVKDALINEALAMLAEDIHCNRALGANGATLIADGSTVLTHCNAGALATVGFGTALGVIRAAVEEGKRVSVYADETRPRLQGMKLTAWELQQEGIPVTVITDSMAAVLMREGKVDCVIVGADRIAANGDTANKIGTYSVAVLANYHRVPFYVAAPASTVDPAAPDGRRIPIEERETVEMTHVEGIRIAPDGVQVWNPGFDVTPAELISAFITEQGVIEPPYPQGLARLVARQPVAV; encoded by the coding sequence ATGCCGGAACCGGCGAAGGTCCTGCAGACGGTCGCCTGGAAGGGTGGGAGGGTCCGCCTGATCGATCAGACGGCGCTCCCCGAGCGGCTCTCCTACGTGGAGATGTCCGACTGGCGGGACGTGGCGCAGGCGATACGGACGATGGTGGTGCGCGGCGCGCCGGCGATCGGATGCACGGCCGCGCTCGGCATGGCGCTCGGGGCGCGCGGCATCATCGCCGGCACCCGCGAGGGGTTCCTGCGCCGCATGGAGCAGATGGCGGAGACGTTCCGAGCCGCCCGCCCGACCGCCGTCAACCTCTTCTGGGCCGTCGATCGCATGATGGGCATCGTCGAGCGTACAGACGGCAACGTCGTTGACGTGAAGGACGCCCTCATCAACGAGGCGCTCGCGATGCTCGCCGAGGATATCCACTGCAACCGCGCGCTCGGGGCCAACGGCGCCACCCTGATCGCGGACGGCAGCACGGTGCTCACCCACTGCAACGCGGGGGCTCTCGCCACGGTGGGCTTCGGCACCGCCCTGGGAGTAATCCGCGCCGCGGTCGAGGAGGGGAAACGCGTGTCGGTCTACGCCGACGAGACGCGGCCCCGACTGCAGGGCATGAAGCTCACCGCCTGGGAGCTCCAGCAAGAGGGGATTCCGGTGACGGTGATCACCGACAGCATGGCGGCCGTCCTGATGCGCGAGGGCAAGGTCGATTGCGTGATCGTCGGCGCGGACCGCATCGCCGCCAACGGCGACACCGCCAACAAGATCGGCACCTACAGCGTCGCCGTCCTGGCCAACTACCACCGGGTACCCTTCTACGTGGCGGCGCCGGCATCCACCGTCGACCCGGCCGCGCCAGACGGCCGGCGCATCCCGATCGAGGAGCGCGAGACGGTTGAGATGACCCACGTCGAGGGGATCCGCATCGCGCCGGACGGCGTGCAGGTGTGGAACCCGGGCTTCGACGTGACCCCGGCCGAGTTGATCTCCGCCTTCATCACCGAGCAAGGCGTCATCGAGCCGCCCTATCCGCAGGGGCTCGCCAGGCTCGTCGCGCGCCAGCCGGTCGCCGTCTGA
- a CDS encoding S-methyl-5'-thioadenosine phosphorylase — MTDGEASIGVIGGSGFYRLLDDVREVAIDTPYGSPSDAVFLAAVDGRSVAFLPRHGRRHTVPPHRVNYRANIWALKSLGVRFLISPCAAGSLQPHVHPGDFVVCDQYVDRTRGRADTFYDGPEVYHVSAAEPYCPILRSLACEVIGAHGIALHDRGTIVTINGPRFSTKAESRWFAGQGWEVIGMTQYPEAHLALEQAMAVVNIALVTDYDSGLFAPGGVEPVSVAEVIRVFETNSKRIREVVLDLVRRIPLDADSPCHHALEHARIGA, encoded by the coding sequence GTGACGGATGGCGAGGCGAGCATTGGCGTCATCGGCGGGAGCGGCTTCTACCGTTTGCTCGATGACGTCCGGGAGGTGGCGATCGACACGCCGTACGGCAGCCCGAGCGACGCCGTGTTCCTGGCGGCGGTGGACGGCCGGAGCGTGGCGTTCCTGCCCCGGCACGGTCGGCGGCACACCGTCCCGCCCCATCGCGTCAACTACCGCGCCAACATCTGGGCGCTCAAGTCGCTCGGCGTCCGCTTCCTCATCAGTCCGTGCGCCGCCGGCAGCCTCCAGCCGCACGTGCACCCCGGCGACTTCGTGGTGTGTGACCAGTACGTGGACCGGACGCGCGGGCGGGCCGATACGTTCTACGACGGCCCGGAGGTCTACCACGTCAGCGCCGCCGAGCCCTACTGCCCGATCCTGCGCTCGCTGGCCTGCGAGGTGATCGGCGCGCATGGCATCGCGCTGCACGATCGGGGCACCATCGTCACGATCAACGGGCCGCGCTTCTCCACGAAGGCGGAGAGCCGGTGGTTCGCCGGCCAGGGGTGGGAGGTCATCGGCATGACCCAGTACCCGGAGGCCCATCTGGCGCTCGAGCAGGCGATGGCCGTCGTGAACATCGCGCTTGTCACCGACTACGACTCCGGCCTCTTCGCGCCCGGCGGAGTGGAGCCCGTCTCCGTGGCCGAGGTGATCCGGGTGTTCGAGACGAACTCGAAGCGCATCCGCGAGGTGGTGCTCGACCTGGTGCGTCGCATCCCGCTCGACGCCGACAGCCCTTGCCACCACGCGCTCGAGCACGCGCGGATCGGAGCCTGA
- the rnc gene encoding ribonuclease III, with translation MSESRAGDRAAALEALQETLATRFRDTELLAHALRHRSAADEPAGSNERLEFLGDSIVGMVVCDYLFRTFPGSPEGDLAKAKAFLVSEPTLAEAGLALGLHHAIEMSAAEESAGGLTRPSMVSDAFEAVVGAVYMDQGVRSARRVVRAALRGAMRRVARNEYNQDYKSALQERMQARSRTTPQYRIASETGADHDKTFVAQVLLHGRVLGAGAGKTKKQAEQEAARAVLDAGEAGDAGPDERG, from the coding sequence GTGAGTGAGTCGCGTGCCGGCGACCGCGCCGCCGCGCTGGAGGCGCTCCAGGAGACGCTCGCCACGCGCTTCCGCGATACGGAGCTCCTGGCGCACGCGCTGCGCCATCGCTCCGCGGCCGATGAGCCGGCCGGCAGCAACGAGCGCCTGGAGTTTCTGGGCGATTCCATCGTCGGCATGGTGGTCTGCGACTATCTCTTCAGGACGTTTCCGGGCTCGCCGGAGGGCGACCTGGCCAAGGCGAAGGCGTTCCTGGTGAGCGAGCCGACGCTGGCCGAGGCGGGCCTGGCGCTCGGGCTTCATCACGCCATCGAGATGAGCGCCGCGGAGGAGTCGGCCGGAGGGCTCACGCGTCCGTCGATGGTCTCCGATGCTTTCGAGGCGGTAGTCGGCGCCGTCTACATGGACCAGGGTGTGCGCTCCGCGCGACGCGTGGTGCGTGCCGCGCTCCGTGGCGCCATGCGGCGCGTGGCGCGCAACGAGTACAACCAGGACTACAAGTCGGCGCTGCAGGAGCGCATGCAGGCGCGCTCTCGTACGACGCCGCAGTACCGCATCGCGTCGGAGACGGGCGCCGACCACGACAAGACGTTCGTGGCACAGGTGCTCCTGCACGGGCGGGTGCTCGGCGCGGGCGCCGGCAAGACGAAGAAGCAGGCCGAGCAGGAGGCGGCGCGCGCGGTGCTCGACGCCGGCGAGGCCGGCGACGCGGGCCCGGACGAGCGCGGTTAA
- a CDS encoding zinc ribbon domain-containing protein, with amino-acid sequence MHCAYCGGQNPEDARFCAHCARSLQPASAAGTPPPAQPVPPGQPDRVPLTGDPIDPPPGPGGAPPPAAPTGAPYTCAVCGYVLGPFDQACARCKTPRGMRVDPAAAMPGTYMPVPGLEAGMVNTSGARSTVPEDVKRGWNWGGCTLGCFWALAMRMPLWALAALVSGFCALLSIPLAIFLGIKGNELAWQNRHFESVEQFRAVQRAWAIWGVSVTIIATVLYLVFFIISIAAGNLR; translated from the coding sequence ATGCACTGTGCCTACTGCGGCGGGCAGAACCCGGAGGACGCCCGCTTCTGCGCCCACTGTGCGCGCTCGCTGCAGCCGGCGTCCGCCGCCGGGACGCCTCCACCGGCGCAGCCCGTGCCCCCGGGTCAGCCGGACCGGGTGCCGCTGACAGGCGACCCGATCGATCCGCCGCCAGGGCCGGGTGGCGCGCCGCCGCCCGCGGCCCCGACCGGGGCCCCATACACCTGCGCCGTGTGCGGCTATGTGCTGGGGCCCTTCGACCAGGCGTGCGCGCGCTGCAAGACGCCGCGCGGAATGCGCGTGGACCCGGCGGCCGCCATGCCCGGCACCTACATGCCGGTTCCAGGTCTCGAGGCCGGCATGGTCAACACCTCTGGCGCCCGGTCGACGGTGCCGGAGGACGTGAAGCGCGGTTGGAACTGGGGCGGCTGCACGCTGGGATGCTTCTGGGCGCTGGCGATGCGCATGCCACTCTGGGCACTGGCCGCCCTGGTGAGCGGATTCTGCGCGCTGCTCAGCATTCCATTGGCCATCTTCCTCGGCATCAAGGGCAACGAGCTGGCCTGGCAGAACCGCCACTTCGAGAGCGTGGAGCAGTTCCGCGCGGTCCAGAGGGCATGGGCGATCTGGGGAGTCTCCGTGACCATCATCGCGACCGTGCTCTATCTCGTCTTCTTTATCATCAGTATTGCTGCGGGAAACCTGCGGTGA
- the fabF gene encoding beta-ketoacyl-ACP synthase II, with protein sequence MTDTGCAPQPRRVVVTGMGAVTALGIGVERFWASLVAGRSGVAPIESFDASAFTTRIASEVRDFRPEDFMERKEARRMDRFVQFAVAAARMAVEDARLRITPENADGIGVLVGSGIGGILTIEDQFRVMMEKGPARISPFFIPMLISDMASGQISILFGARGPNSTVVTACATGTHAVGDAYQIIRRGDAEAMLAGGAEAAVCALGLGGFCAARALSTRNDDPPGASRPFDSDRDGFVMGEGAGVVVLESLESAHERGAPIVAEVVGYGLSGDAYHITAPAPGGEGAARAMRMALRGAAIAPEDVDYINAHGTSTIPNDRLETAAIKTVFGEHARRVAISSTKSMTGHLLGAAGAVELIASAMAIRTGVVPPTINYTTPDPECDLDYTPNQARHVPVLTAMSNSFGFGGHNATIVIRKAQ encoded by the coding sequence ATGACTGACACGGGGTGCGCTCCACAGCCTCGCCGGGTGGTGGTCACCGGGATGGGCGCCGTGACCGCACTGGGCATCGGCGTCGAGCGGTTCTGGGCCAGCCTCGTCGCGGGCCGCTCGGGTGTGGCCCCCATCGAGAGCTTCGACGCGAGCGCCTTCACCACGCGCATCGCCTCGGAGGTGCGCGACTTCCGGCCAGAGGACTTCATGGAGCGCAAGGAGGCGCGGCGAATGGACCGCTTCGTCCAGTTCGCCGTGGCGGCCGCGCGCATGGCCGTGGAGGACGCGCGCCTTCGGATCACGCCGGAGAACGCCGACGGGATCGGCGTCCTCGTCGGGTCGGGCATCGGCGGGATCCTGACGATCGAAGACCAGTTCCGCGTGATGATGGAGAAGGGACCCGCCCGCATCAGCCCCTTCTTCATCCCGATGCTCATCTCCGACATGGCTTCCGGCCAGATCTCCATCCTGTTCGGCGCCAGGGGGCCCAACAGCACCGTGGTGACCGCCTGCGCCACGGGAACACACGCGGTGGGCGACGCCTACCAGATCATCCGGCGCGGAGACGCGGAGGCCATGCTCGCCGGCGGCGCGGAAGCCGCCGTCTGCGCGCTCGGCCTCGGCGGTTTCTGCGCCGCACGCGCCCTCTCAACCCGTAATGATGACCCGCCGGGCGCCAGCCGTCCCTTCGACTCTGACCGCGACGGTTTCGTCATGGGCGAGGGGGCCGGCGTGGTGGTGCTGGAGTCGTTGGAGAGCGCGCACGAGCGAGGGGCGCCCATCGTCGCCGAGGTCGTGGGCTATGGCCTCTCCGGCGACGCGTACCACATCACGGCGCCGGCCCCCGGCGGAGAGGGCGCCGCACGGGCCATGCGCATGGCCCTGCGAGGCGCCGCCATCGCCCCGGAGGATGTGGACTACATCAACGCCCATGGCACCTCGACGATCCCCAACGACCGGCTTGAGACGGCGGCCATCAAGACGGTGTTCGGTGAGCACGCGCGTCGCGTCGCCATCAGCTCCACAAAGTCCATGACCGGTCATCTTCTCGGCGCGGCCGGGGCGGTCGAGCTGATCGCGTCGGCGATGGCCATCCGCACGGGCGTCGTGCCGCCCACCATCAACTACACGACGCCGGACCCGGAGTGCGACCTCGACTACACGCCGAACCAGGCCCGCCACGTGCCGGTGCTTACGGCGATGTCGAACTCGTTCGGGTTCGGAGGCCACAACGCCACCATCGTGATCCGCAAGGCGCAGTGA
- the acpP gene encoding acyl carrier protein → MSTFERVKKVIVEQLDVSEEEVTPQASFMDDLGADSLDVVELVMGLEEEFEIEIPDEDAEKIQTVQDAVSYIEVKIKA, encoded by the coding sequence ATGTCGACGTTCGAGCGTGTCAAAAAGGTGATCGTGGAGCAACTGGACGTGAGCGAGGAGGAGGTCACGCCTCAGGCGTCCTTCATGGATGACCTTGGCGCCGACTCGCTGGATGTGGTCGAGCTCGTGATGGGCCTCGAGGAGGAGTTCGAGATCGAGATCCCGGACGAGGACGCGGAGAAGATCCAGACCGTGCAGGACGCAGTCAGCTACATTGAGGTGAAGATCAAGGCCTGA
- the fabG gene encoding 3-oxoacyl-[acyl-carrier-protein] reductase: protein MRLEDKVAVVTGAGRGGRGIGRSIALALAGEGADVCVSATTPGNAEAVAAEVRDATGRRAIGVTGNVAEWPDVEAMFRRVVAELGRVDLLVNNAGITRDNLLLRLSEDDWDAVIDSNLKGTFLCTKAAARLMLKQRSGKIVNVSSVMGIVGNAGQANYSASKGGIIALTKTTARELGSRGINVNAVAPGFIETVMTDALPEELRETMKKQVPLARLGTPEDVARVVLFLCTDDSSYLTGQVISIDGGLFM, encoded by the coding sequence ATGAGGCTGGAGGACAAGGTCGCCGTCGTGACGGGCGCGGGGCGCGGCGGGCGCGGGATCGGTCGCTCTATCGCGCTGGCGCTCGCCGGCGAGGGGGCCGACGTCTGCGTCTCGGCCACGACGCCGGGGAACGCGGAGGCCGTTGCGGCCGAGGTGCGCGATGCCACCGGCCGGCGGGCGATCGGTGTCACGGGCAACGTGGCGGAGTGGCCGGACGTGGAGGCGATGTTCAGGCGCGTCGTGGCGGAGCTTGGGCGCGTCGACCTACTGGTGAACAACGCCGGCATTACGCGCGACAATCTGCTGTTGCGCTTGAGTGAGGACGACTGGGACGCGGTGATCGACAGCAACCTCAAGGGGACGTTCCTCTGCACGAAGGCCGCGGCGAGGCTGATGCTCAAGCAGCGCTCGGGCAAGATCGTCAACGTCTCCTCGGTGATGGGGATCGTCGGCAACGCGGGCCAGGCCAACTACTCGGCGTCCAAGGGCGGCATCATCGCCCTGACGAAGACAACCGCCAGGGAACTCGGGTCGCGAGGCATCAACGTGAATGCCGTCGCGCCCGGCTTCATCGAGACGGTGATGACCGACGCGCTCCCGGAGGAACTGCGCGAAACCATGAAGAAACAGGTTCCGCTGGCCCGCCTCGGGACCCCCGAGGACGTGGCCCGGGTCGTGCTCTTCCTCTGTACCGATGATTCTTCGTATCTGACGGGCCAGGTCATTTCAATCGATGGCGGCCTGTTCATGTGA
- the fabD gene encoding ACP S-malonyltransferase, whose amino-acid sequence MRTAYLFPGQGSQRVGMGVGLAANDASAAALFGEASDVLGYDLLGLCRDGPAELLGQTLHAQPALYVTSCAAHAALARRAASAPVAMAGHSVGEYAALACAGAVSFAAGLRLVKRRAELMQEAAERSPGAMAAVLGLEAGVVRAACAEARGVGVVGVANYNGPGQIVVSGEVAAVEAASEIAVRLGARRVVRLPVSGGFHSALMASAGDALYPDLRDAGFREPATRVVMNVSAEYLRAAVDIAPQLTMQVSGSVLWEQSMRLLLADGVTRFVELGTGDVLTGLMKRIDRGATAIAVGDAASVDDAAAAPGEPGGPA is encoded by the coding sequence ATGAGGACGGCGTACCTTTTCCCCGGACAGGGCTCGCAGCGCGTCGGAATGGGCGTGGGCCTTGCAGCGAACGACGCGAGCGCCGCCGCCCTCTTTGGCGAGGCGAGCGACGTGCTCGGGTATGATCTTCTCGGACTGTGCCGCGACGGGCCGGCCGAGCTCCTCGGACAGACTCTGCACGCTCAGCCGGCGCTCTACGTGACCAGCTGCGCGGCCCACGCCGCGCTAGCCAGGCGCGCCGCGAGCGCACCGGTCGCGATGGCCGGCCACAGCGTGGGCGAATACGCCGCCCTCGCCTGCGCGGGCGCCGTGTCGTTTGCCGCGGGCCTGCGGCTGGTGAAGCGCCGCGCCGAGCTGATGCAGGAGGCGGCCGAGAGGAGTCCCGGCGCAATGGCCGCGGTCCTTGGCCTGGAGGCGGGAGTCGTGCGAGCGGCGTGCGCGGAGGCCCGGGGCGTGGGAGTGGTCGGCGTCGCGAACTACAACGGGCCGGGCCAGATCGTGGTGTCCGGCGAGGTGGCGGCGGTGGAGGCGGCCTCCGAGATCGCCGTTAGGCTCGGGGCGCGCCGCGTGGTGCGTCTCCCGGTGTCGGGCGGCTTCCACTCGGCGCTCATGGCGTCGGCCGGCGACGCGCTCTACCCGGACCTGCGCGATGCCGGCTTCCGCGAGCCGGCGACCCGGGTCGTGATGAACGTGAGCGCCGAGTACCTGCGCGCCGCAGTGGACATCGCCCCGCAACTCACGATGCAGGTGAGCGGGAGCGTGCTCTGGGAGCAGTCGATGCGTCTGCTGCTCGCCGACGGCGTGACCCGGTTCGTGGAGCTCGGGACCGGCGATGTGCTCACCGGGCTGATGAAACGCATCGACCGGGGCGCCACGGCGATCGCGGTCGGCGACGCGGCCTCGGTTGACGACGCCGCCGCGGCGCCCGGCGAGCCGGGCGGACCGGCCTGA